In a genomic window of Anomalospiza imberbis isolate Cuckoo-Finch-1a 21T00152 chromosome 5, ASM3175350v1, whole genome shotgun sequence:
- the GSG1 gene encoding germ cell-specific gene 1 protein isoform X3 has translation MELLKGLPLHRTFLAVILNLLALTLSTTALLGSYWCTGTQKVPKPLCGKSKASQCVGVPMPSDADASNVSSEDTVHYSWETGDDRFAFRYFHTGMWLSCEESMEGPEEKCRSFIELSPPAERGILWLSLGSEMLYISLLLISFILLMVEILHTGNPVCGMKLNAFAAVSSVLSGLLGMVAHMMYTQVFQATVNLGPEDWRPHTWDYGWAFYMAWASFTCCMASAVTTLNTYTKTILEFKRNHIKGYDGSFKDHPQHHQCFIQQISSYYEPKGKAFHSVSEGVDFYTDLQQKILQREPELDLDEVLGQTIGEDRC, from the exons atggagctgctgaagggactGCCATTGCACCGCACTTTCCTGGCTGTCATCCTGAACCTGCTGGCTCTCACCCTCTCCACCACAGCCTTGCTGGGCAGCTACTGGTGCACTGGGACCCAGAAAGTACCCAAGCCTTTGTGTGGGAAGAGCAAAGCCTCCCAGTGTGTGGGTGTCCCCATGCCATCTGATGCAGATGCGAGCAATGTTTCGTCTGAGGACACAGTGCACTACAGCTGGGAGACTGGAGATGACCGCTTTGCCTTCAGATACTTCCACACAGGGATGTGGCTTTCCTGTGAAGAGAGCATGGAAGGGCCAG AAGAGAAATGCCGCAGCTTTATTGAGCTTTCACCACCAGCAGAGAGAG GAATCCTGTGGCTGTCACTGGGATCAGAGATGCTGTACATCAGCTTGCTGCTCATCAGCTTCATCCTCCTGATGGTGGAAATTCTGCATACTGGAAATCCTGTCTGTGGGATGAAACTCAATGcctttgctgctgtttcctcAGTGCTGTCAG GTCTCCTTGGGATGGTGGCACACATGATGTACACTCAAGTCTTCCAGGCAACAGTTAATCTGGGACCAGAGGACTGGAGACCTCACACATGGGACTATGGCTGGGCATTCTA CATGGCCTGGGCCTCCTTTACCTGCTGTATGGCCTCTGCTGTCACCACTCTCAATACCTACACCAAGACGATACTGGAGTTCAAAAGGAACCACATCAAGGGATACGATGGGAGCTTCAAGGATCACCCTCAGCATCACCAGTGCTTCATACAGCAAATAAGCAGCTACTATGAGCCCAAAGGCAAGGCTTTCCATTCAGTCTCTGAGGGAGTTGACTTCTACACTGATCTGCAGCAGAAAATACTACAGCGGGAACCAGAGCTGGACCTGGATGAAGTCTTGGGCCAGACAATTGGGGAGGATCGCTGTTAG
- the GSG1 gene encoding germ cell-specific gene 1 protein isoform X2 — protein sequence MKMKMELLKGLPLHRTFLAVILNLLALTLSTTALLGSYWCTGTQKVPKPLCGKSKASQCVGVPMPSDADASNVSSEDTVHYSWETGDDRFAFRYFHTGMWLSCEESMEGPEEKCRSFIELSPPAERGILWLSLGSEMLYISLLLISFILLMVEILHTGNPVCGMKLNAFAAVSSVLSGLLGMVAHMMYTQVFQATVNLGPEDWRPHTWDYGWAFYMAWASFTCCMASAVTTLNTYTKTILEFKRNHIKGYDGSFKDHPQHHQCFIQQISSYYEPKGKAFHSVSEGVDFYTDLQQKILQREPELDLDEVLGQTIGEDRC from the exons atggagctgctgaagggactGCCATTGCACCGCACTTTCCTGGCTGTCATCCTGAACCTGCTGGCTCTCACCCTCTCCACCACAGCCTTGCTGGGCAGCTACTGGTGCACTGGGACCCAGAAAGTACCCAAGCCTTTGTGTGGGAAGAGCAAAGCCTCCCAGTGTGTGGGTGTCCCCATGCCATCTGATGCAGATGCGAGCAATGTTTCGTCTGAGGACACAGTGCACTACAGCTGGGAGACTGGAGATGACCGCTTTGCCTTCAGATACTTCCACACAGGGATGTGGCTTTCCTGTGAAGAGAGCATGGAAGGGCCAG AAGAGAAATGCCGCAGCTTTATTGAGCTTTCACCACCAGCAGAGAGAG GAATCCTGTGGCTGTCACTGGGATCAGAGATGCTGTACATCAGCTTGCTGCTCATCAGCTTCATCCTCCTGATGGTGGAAATTCTGCATACTGGAAATCCTGTCTGTGGGATGAAACTCAATGcctttgctgctgtttcctcAGTGCTGTCAG GTCTCCTTGGGATGGTGGCACACATGATGTACACTCAAGTCTTCCAGGCAACAGTTAATCTGGGACCAGAGGACTGGAGACCTCACACATGGGACTATGGCTGGGCATTCTA CATGGCCTGGGCCTCCTTTACCTGCTGTATGGCCTCTGCTGTCACCACTCTCAATACCTACACCAAGACGATACTGGAGTTCAAAAGGAACCACATCAAGGGATACGATGGGAGCTTCAAGGATCACCCTCAGCATCACCAGTGCTTCATACAGCAAATAAGCAGCTACTATGAGCCCAAAGGCAAGGCTTTCCATTCAGTCTCTGAGGGAGTTGACTTCTACACTGATCTGCAGCAGAAAATACTACAGCGGGAACCAGAGCTGGACCTGGATGAAGTCTTGGGCCAGACAATTGGGGAGGATCGCTGTTAG
- the GSG1 gene encoding germ cell-specific gene 1 protein isoform X1: protein MKDITDSQMELLKGLPLHRTFLAVILNLLALTLSTTALLGSYWCTGTQKVPKPLCGKSKASQCVGVPMPSDADASNVSSEDTVHYSWETGDDRFAFRYFHTGMWLSCEESMEGPEEKCRSFIELSPPAERGILWLSLGSEMLYISLLLISFILLMVEILHTGNPVCGMKLNAFAAVSSVLSGLLGMVAHMMYTQVFQATVNLGPEDWRPHTWDYGWAFYMAWASFTCCMASAVTTLNTYTKTILEFKRNHIKGYDGSFKDHPQHHQCFIQQISSYYEPKGKAFHSVSEGVDFYTDLQQKILQREPELDLDEVLGQTIGEDRC from the exons atggagctgctgaagggactGCCATTGCACCGCACTTTCCTGGCTGTCATCCTGAACCTGCTGGCTCTCACCCTCTCCACCACAGCCTTGCTGGGCAGCTACTGGTGCACTGGGACCCAGAAAGTACCCAAGCCTTTGTGTGGGAAGAGCAAAGCCTCCCAGTGTGTGGGTGTCCCCATGCCATCTGATGCAGATGCGAGCAATGTTTCGTCTGAGGACACAGTGCACTACAGCTGGGAGACTGGAGATGACCGCTTTGCCTTCAGATACTTCCACACAGGGATGTGGCTTTCCTGTGAAGAGAGCATGGAAGGGCCAG AAGAGAAATGCCGCAGCTTTATTGAGCTTTCACCACCAGCAGAGAGAG GAATCCTGTGGCTGTCACTGGGATCAGAGATGCTGTACATCAGCTTGCTGCTCATCAGCTTCATCCTCCTGATGGTGGAAATTCTGCATACTGGAAATCCTGTCTGTGGGATGAAACTCAATGcctttgctgctgtttcctcAGTGCTGTCAG GTCTCCTTGGGATGGTGGCACACATGATGTACACTCAAGTCTTCCAGGCAACAGTTAATCTGGGACCAGAGGACTGGAGACCTCACACATGGGACTATGGCTGGGCATTCTA CATGGCCTGGGCCTCCTTTACCTGCTGTATGGCCTCTGCTGTCACCACTCTCAATACCTACACCAAGACGATACTGGAGTTCAAAAGGAACCACATCAAGGGATACGATGGGAGCTTCAAGGATCACCCTCAGCATCACCAGTGCTTCATACAGCAAATAAGCAGCTACTATGAGCCCAAAGGCAAGGCTTTCCATTCAGTCTCTGAGGGAGTTGACTTCTACACTGATCTGCAGCAGAAAATACTACAGCGGGAACCAGAGCTGGACCTGGATGAAGTCTTGGGCCAGACAATTGGGGAGGATCGCTGTTAG
- the FAM234B gene encoding protein FAM234B produces MATVLSRALKLPGKKSPDLGEYDPLTQADSDESEDDLVLNIQKNGGVKNGKSPPEETLDPDSDVEVGMTKQHTSENAPEGYPAETAGSLEQKAAPSFMPYLRTAIFLLTVVISMILVLVCAFLIPCPPRDLHNTWNRNLGQGAGGVLSPLELCDVNGDGLPDILIVFTALMNASVMGVSRPSVTVVALSGMNGSTLWSIQLPEETQSVQCNGLSLGAAAGPVCLVTGTSKFLSLLSASTGKTIWTLNSIHLSSGILAAPAATLPDVDGDGIRDIVVLALKVTQPDVVFILVSGKTGTALGGPVRYSTNGEGKVIGPQVHITSRGAIYILFGFGNVQAVALRDIFTQARNRDNFPAMLQQEEPEWEKRRSVNLSELIDIYSGGVDFLQTVKAPDTNCSNLLITTKESLILLRGQDLERRWTLELQNISSQPVPGYFGADQTLDFMLQAQTGDGNKKVVVVDGKSGLPVWNQELPWQRQQLNALSIMTLDKKSVFLFWADETQPVLQSLQPGPRPERPGLHHLYLLHPVFPTVLLDLTNATDNVIASAVGINDLQKDAFHITVTTTATSEKQPGFLSVSKLGLKWAMMSQGRMVWLKDSRTPKISRGEVRRFLARMKFADFPQKL; encoded by the exons ATGGCTACGGTGCTGTCCCGGGCGCTGAAGCTGCCGG gaaaaaagaGCCCAGACCTTGGGGAATATGATCCCCTCACTCAGGCTGACAGTGATGAAAGTGAAGATGACCTTGTACTCAACATCCAGAAGAATGGGGGGGTCAAAAATGGGAAGAGCCCCCCTGAAGAGACCCTGGACCCTGATTCTGATGTGGAGGTTGGGATGACAAAGCAGCACACGTCAGAGAACGCACCCGAGGGTTATCCTGCAGAGACGGCTGGGAGTTTGGAGCAGAAGGCTGCTCCCTCCTTCATGCCATACCTGCGCACTGCGATCTTTTTGCTCACTGTGGTGATCTCAATGATTCTTGTGCTGGTGTGCGCATTTCTAATTCCCTGTCCCCCTAGAGACTTGCATAACACCTGGAACCGCAACCTAGGTCAGGGAGCAG GTGGTGTGTTATCCCCACTGGAACTGTGTGATGTGAATGGTGATGGCCTCCCTGACATCCTCATTGTCTTCACTGCCTTGATGAATGCCAGTGTCATGG GTGTCTCTAGACCCTCCGTAACTGTGGTGGCACTTTCTGGTATGAATGGCAGCACCTTATGGTCCATCCAGCTTCCAGAGGAGACGCAAAGTGTGCAGTGCAATGGGCTATCACtgggggcagctgcagggcctgTCTGCCTTGTTACAGGAACGTCAAAATTCCTCAGCCTTCTCAGTGCCTCCACAG GCAAGACCATCTGGACACTGAACTCCATTCATCTTTCAAGTGGGATCCTGGCTGCACCAGCTGCAACTCTTCCAGATGTAGATGGAGATGGGATTAGGGATATTGTTGTTCTGGCTCTCAAAGTGACACAG cctgATGTGGTTTTCATCTTGGTATCAGGAAAGACTGGAACTGCTTTGGGTGGGCCTGTCAGGTACAGCACCAATGGAGAAGGGAAAGTGATTGGCCCCCAAGTCCACATCACCAGCCGGGGAGCCATCTACATCCTGTTTGGTTTTG GTAATGTTCAAGCAGTTGCCCTAAGGGATATCTTTACCCAAGCCAGAAACCGGGACAACTTTCCTGCaatgctgcagcaggaggagccaGAGTGGGAAAAGCGCAGATCTGTCAACCTGTCAGAGCTCATTGACATTTACAG TGGGGGTGTTGACTTTCTGCAGACAGTGAAGGCACCTGACACAAACTGCAGCAACCTGCTCATCACAACCAAAGAGAGCTTGATCCTGCTGAGGGGACAGGACCTGGAGCGCCGCTGgaccctggagctgcagaatATTAGCAG CCAGCCTGTGCCAGGTTACTTTGGTGCTGACCAAACTCTGGACTTCATGCTGCAAGCACAGACTGGAGATGGGAACAAAAAG GTGGTGGTGGTAGATGGCAAATCTGGCCTCCCTGTTTGGAACCAGGAACTTCCATGGCAGAGGCAACAACTCAATGCACTCTCAATCATGACTTTGGACAAGAagtctgtttttctcttctggGCTGATGAAACACAGCCTGTGTTACAAAGTTTG CAACCTGGTCCCAGACCTGAGCGCCCAGGGCTGCACCACCTCTATCTCCTCCATCCTGTTTTTCCTACAGTCCTTTTGGACCTCACCAATGCAACAGACAACGTCATTGCTTCAGCAG TTGGAATTAATGATCTCCAAAAGGATGCATTTCACATCACTGTGACAACAACTGCAACCTCTGAAAAACAGCCAGGATTTCTCTCGGTCAGCAAGCTGGGCCTGAAGTGGGCCATGATGAGTCAAGGTCGAATGGTGTGGTTAAAGGACAGCAGGACTCCAAAAATCAGCCGTGGAGAAGTGAGGCGATTTCTTGCCCGGATGAAGTTTGCTGACTTTCCTCAGAAG CTTTAG